The following is a genomic window from Colletotrichum lupini chromosome 5, complete sequence.
CCTGCCGCGACGGCACAGAGTATACACATGAATGCGACAGAGAAGAGCTTGTTCAGACTGCCCAAGCCCTTGAGTGGCTTCGCTGGCAACTCATCCTCGAACAACACCGCTCTAGGACGATGAGGCACTTCTAGTCTCTCCAGCTTCGTTGCGGGGGCGCAGAACTCGACGCCTCGGTAGACGACTCCGAAGGAGCCCAGCAAAGGCATTAAGTAACGCGCAATCATCTTACCCATTCTGGTTCGTAGCGTGAAGGCGTCCTGGAGCCAGTAGCCTTGCTTGACAATGTGTTGAGCACGTTCCTATCCAAATGAACGGCCAAGATCAGCCTCCGAGTTCGCCGCGAGACCTCAAGTCTTCATTGAGTATGACTTGTCACTTACAAAGCGCTTTTCTTGCACCTCAGCAAAGATGCTCTCCAACTGCTTCTCACTAAGACCACCGGGGGTCTGGTCAAGATTACGCAACAAGGCGTTGACCAGATGTGCAGCTGATTCGATTGCTCCATTACCGCCTTGACCCGTCACGGGATCGACCTATTCGATAACGTCAATCAGCAATTGTCCTGTTGACGCACTTTCCCTCAGTAGCATTCACGCGTTGGGTACCGACCTTGTGTGCAGAATCTCCGATGGTGATGGCCCTCTTGTAGTGCCACTTCTCAAAGACATAGGTTTGAAGCGGCGCCAGCGTCGTAGCAATACGTTTCTCGTAAAGGTCACCAAGTGTCATGTTTTCCGGAATCTGGTCGTCCCAGTGCTTCTTGATAATACGCTCCTCGTCGGCCTTGGTATACCTGGGGAAGGAGATCAATTCCAGTCTTTTAGACTTGCAAGTGGTAACATACCTCGGGATATCTCTACCATAGAGGGTCTTCAACTCCATGAACAAAAACCAGTACACGCGGTCTCCCGGCGCAGCCATTACAAAGTAGCTATGACCAGGCGACATCGTGTTGTGCTGACTGGCTCCGGGGTATGCCTTGGGCCTGTGAGAGATGCCAAAGACACACAAAGTGGAGGCGGGGACCTTGGATTCCTCATCCAGAGGGAAGTATCCGGTCGGCGCTTGTCGCCACATCTCCTTCCTTACCGTGCTGTGGATTCCATCAGCTCCGACGACAATGTCCCCGCTGAAGACCTTGTTGTCTTTGGTGGTGACAAGAGCACCAGATTCGGTAAATTCCACGGATACAACTCGTTGAGAAGTGAGCACTCTATCCTTGTGTTTCAAGTTCTCATACAGAACTTGAATAAGCATCTGCCTGTCGATGAAGATCATTGGATATCCTAACCTGTTCTATTGTCAGTTGTGATTCGCAAAACTCCACAAGCCACTTACATTTTCTCCCACATGTCCATCAAATCATGTTGGTAGCTGAAGATTTCACCATTCTCTCGCCTGAGGTAGGCGTGTTGGTATACTTGGTCCTCAGCTTTAGCCCGGTACGCTTCGTAACAACCGAGCTGATCGAGAATCCGCAAGCCATTGGGCAATAGTCCAATACTGGCTCCAACCTGGGGGGCAATCTCAGGATAGGCTTCGAGAACAACATAGTCAATGTTGAACTTCTCGAGCATGTTGGCGAGCGCCAAGCCAGCGACGCTACCGCCGACAATGACGATCTTGAAGGTCATGGTTAAGCGCGTAAGGCTTAGCGTAAGACTTGGTCTTGATGGTATCGGAAGATCAAAAGTTGTTGTATCAGAAGACGGCAGACTCTCCATGTGATACTCCGTAATGCGACCAAGAGGTCGCGAGTCGAATCTTATTGCCGCAAACGGACACTTAACGACCCCACGGTCCGGACGGGGAGTTGTTCATCTCCGTCCACCAGACCCGCCCTGCCGCCCCGGGATCATCACGACCTTGTCAAAACCCACCGGGGCTGGGGAATGATTGGTGTTGATCGTGTCATGTATGTAGACCTCCCACCGGCTCTACCACGGAGTGCTCTCTAGATCCATCTCACTAGTCATGCCTAGAGGTCCACAGGATCCAATATCACTGAAACCTGTAGCCATCCCCAGGGCACGAACCCATAATGATTCCCCAACAACCTGTACCGTCGATGGGGATCGTTTGCCAAGAAAGTTTTCCCAGAGGTGACCATACCCCGTCATCAGGTTTCAACGATGCTCCGATCTAGAGATCGTTTCATTCGGCTGCCACGATCTCGGAATTGGCCCTTGAAGTGCTCGGTCTCGCATACAATGCAGTGGCAATGATTGACTTAATGGTTTATTCCGGCTGTCCAGGCGCAAGAGATCAACCTTAACAAGACTTAGCTTCAAGGAAATCACACGATGCGGTACAATAATAGAAACCATGAGGTATTTGACACTAGACGGTTGGAGGTAGCACGCTACTTCACTTCTGGGAAACATGGACTGGCATGACCAAAGAAGGTCTCTGTCGGTCCGGCCCGGCTTAGGTTGGGCCAATGTCAGCTAAGAACTGCTAGGTACCCATGCACCCATGTCAGCCGATTCCGGCTAGATGTCTTGAGTAACGGTGAGGAAGAAAATAGCTGAAGGAACCAGGTGCAGTTGTTTCAGTGACAGTTGTTTCGTTGCATTACCTCACTTTTACGCCATTCTACCTCACAAAACCTGTAACGATAGGGGCGATTTGAATGATAATGGTAATTCAGGCCTGCGGCGTAAATGCTTCTGCCTCTTTCAATGCCTCCAAAAAGCGATTCAGACCTTCTTGCAAAGCATCTTTGCCGACTGTGAACGTTAGCCGAAACCACCCATATTCCTCCGCCACATACACGTGACCTGGTGCAACCAAAACTCCATGCTTCATGCAGATATCGGCGATTTGTACCTCGCGCTGTTTGCAGGTCTTTTCCAAAGTAGATTCAATGTCCGAGGAGTCAAGCATGATTTGATGCTGCGGGTCCTTTGGCGACGTGATCATATGTCTAAGGTCTACCCAAATAAAGAGTCCAGCATTTCTTCACACAGAATGATTAGTCTAGCGATTCCGAAGTATCTCAACTGCCACACTTACGTGTCGAAGTACCGAATATCATGCTCGCGCAAAAACGAGGTTGTGATACGGTGGTTGACGACCATGCGCTCTGCTTTCTCTGCCGTAAACGCAGCGAGCCAGGGTTTGTTTTCCAGCATAGCGGCCCACACATCCTGGATGAGGTGCGGTGACCACGAGAAGATACTTTGATCTTACTTAGATGATTCATCTCAGTCAGGTCTGGCGGGCATACGTACCTGATACTAGATAGCGCTCCCATAACCCCCTCGTTCCTGGTACATACAAGTCCAAGACGTAAGCCATTGGCGCAGAAGTCCTTGCTAGCGCCGTAGAGGATATGGTGGCGAGTCGAGTCGAGAATTCCGCTAAAGTCAAGAGAGAGTGTTGATAGGAAAGGGACAGCGTCGGGAATGGCCGGATTTGGAAATGTTGACTTGGCATAGATCTCATCAGAGATGAAGTGTAGGTCGTTCTTGCCACATGCCCGGGCAAAGACTTTTAAAGTCTCGGGTGGCTATTGCAATTAGTGCCTGAGAGAGTTTGGGCGAGAGGAGAACAAACGTAGCATCTTCCTAGAGGGTTGTGGGGGCTACGGGTTGGTGAGTATTTTCTCGTCCTCCTGCACTCAGAGGAATTTAGGATAGACAACTGACttggaaattattaaagcctTGACTTTAATACCGTTGATTTTGGCTCTGTCAAGTGCCCTGGCTATGGCTTTCCTGTTGACTTCAGGGTCGAACAAATCGTCAAGGGTCGTGTATCCTTCAACTCCAGTGTAGGAAACACCAATCACCTGAACGTTACTACGGTTCAAGGCGTCGACTATGAATCCGTTATACAATGGCTGTGGAATCAATATAGCATCTCCTTCATCGCAGAAAGTCCAAGCCAGTGCATCAATAGCACTAGCCAGGCCTGGGGTGATCAGAATGTTGTCAATACCAAGAGATCTGCGGGGCTTGAATTCGTCTGTTAGGAAGTTCGCGGCTGCAAGGCGTAGGCGGTGCGATCCTCGTGGTCCAGTGCTGTAAGTCAAGTGATTCACTGGAAGAACGGTGACCTATACGTTTCGATCTCAGAAATGAATCATCCAGGCAAGGTTCAGGTTTTACCTCTTGTTTGATGAAATCCGCAATCTCATTGTGCATCAGACTATTCTCGGCTAGGCGGAGGATGACACTAAGTAGTGTAAGTTTTGACGAAAGGAATGTGATGCATGGCTACTTGCGTCCCATTGGGGTTTTCTGGAGTCCACGGGTTGCCCATGGACTTCTCTCGGGGGCCCCAAACATCGCGTAAAAGCAACCCTTCAGCGCCGCGAGCAGAGATGTGATAATCTGCCGCCGTTGTCGCTATTCTGTCAGAGTCTTCGATTGAAATCATGATACGTGGGTTGTTAAACTAGCATTCGTTAGTATGCAATTGCAAGACTGTCTTACTCGTTTGAAACTATCAAGCCAAATTATATCCCAGGGCCTATAAGGGGTCCTGTACCGTGTCACTTACGTTGAGTTATCTCTAAGATGGAGGGCTGAGACCTAGAATTGACCAAGTCTCAAACGTACTAATCGTTCGATAGGAGTGAAGCCGCTGATACACAAGTGGTTCCGCTTTATATACCTTGTGATCGAATTGGCCGGCGGCTGCCGAGGCGTAACAAGCCACCATAGTCAAGCCGGCGGCCCATTCAACAAACAGATTGGAGACCGATGAACcagccaaaaaaaaaaagacgccTCCCGCCGGCACATGAGCGATTTCCACGTCATGCTTATCAATACATCCATGCAAAGTATACATTCAGGCGCCATGAGTCTTCATGTCATTAGAGGGGTAAGTCCAAGGGAGGATGACAAAGCAAGGAAGAGGAGCAGTTGAAAGATGGAAGACGAGCAAACGCTAAAGGCAATCCAATTTCTATCGTTCACAAGTTTGTCGGCTGATTATTATCGTGAGATCTAGCGTTATATAACTACACTGCCCCTACACGGAAGTCAAGATCACATAAACCACCCTCAATATTCAATTTGTTCCCTGCCAATCTTGCTGCGAATCTCACAACAGACCACCACGCACCATGCTCACAAGGGAGACGGCCGTTATGCTTGCCAAGTATAACAACTGGGCCGACCAAGTACTTTTCGCAGCGATTCAAAAACAGCTGCCGTCCGGGGCGGTCTATCAGCCGCGCACAACTCTTTTCAAGTCCATGATGGGCACACTCAACCACAATCATCAGGTCGACCTGATCTGGCGTGCACATCTACTCGAAGAGGACCACGGCTTCTCGACCCGCCGTGATCTGTTATACCCGGAATTTGAGGAGTTGGTCGAGAAGCAGTTTGAGGTCAACCAGTGGTACATCGATTGGGCGACCAGGCAAGATGAGGAAAGCTTCAGCAAGCGATCCAAGTTCAATTACGTCAACGGCACACCTGCAGAGATGACTTTGGGCGGCATGTTTCTTCATGTTATCAACCACAAGACCTACCATCGAGGCTGGGTTAGTGAGATGTTCTTCGAGCACGACACGAATCCGCCCGAGACCGATCTCTGTGTTTATTTGTGCCAATAATGGCATGAATCTGGATTCTGGATTACTATGTCCTGGGTACGTCAGCGGGCCGGGAATGCTTCCACCCAAAATCTGGACAAGACAGTCAACCCAGACCACGTTAGATGAGGTGGAAAGCTGCCGTTGTGCTCAGCCGAATTGGGGCTTTTACAAGATAACTGCACGTGTTAACAGTTAGGAATTCAAGATTAGTCCATTGTATATGTTCGTATTTGGCGATCTATATCAGCAACTGCCGGTCGCACCTAAGTAGACGCCGGACAAGTATGCACCGGAAGACCCGCTCTGATCGGCTGGTATCGAAACTAGGTGGTACCACCCCCCGAATAGAAAGCTTTCTAGATAGTCACAACTCACAACACCGTTTCGGCCCCTATAGAATCGCTGCAGCTAGTTTTAAACGAGCAAAAATAGCAATACTCCGTGGCAATGGCCGTCTTACCATCCCCACATGTTCTGAATCCCCGAACAAAAGTCATCCGGCACTCTACACTGCGGCGCCCCCGCCCCCGGCGCCGAGAAGCACTTGTGGCCTCCGCTCTCGAGCTGGATACACACGTGGCCCACGGGCGTGGCGTTGGGGAACGTCTGCCGCAGGAAGCAGTCCGGCTGGAGTTTGACCTGCGTGCCTTTATCGCGCGAGAACCACTGCCAGGATTCGCATGTCCCCGAGAACCTGAAGCCGGTGATGGCGTCGCCTGTGGGACCGTTCTCGACACAATTTTGGGCTTGGGCGAGGCTGGCGACGGCTATAAGGGTGGTGGCTGAGAGGTTTGATGGGAGACGCATCTAGGAGGTGGCATGTGAGTGATGGAGTTGAAGTGGCTGAGGGCTAAAGACTTACTATGAGAGAAGAGCAATCTGTGATTTAATAACGATTGTGGTTTCTTGCCGTGTATGTTGTGAGAAAAGGTTGATCATGAAGGAGAAGGGTGGCAGGAATTTGGAAGGGATTGAAAAGAGTGACTATTCCGTGGCAATTGGAGCTGGGGAATGGACAATGGCTTGCAGAAGTGAAAACTTCgagtcttaataaatattctcCTAAAATATTCCGTTCCGAAATGATTCAGTCTCTTGAAAGCCTCTATACGTGTAAGAACTGACCACAATAATTCGGTAAAGGGCTGATCAGTAATAGACACATAGAGTTATAGCCTTCCAAGAATTCACTCAACCTGATGGAAATGAGCATCATGGTTGTTCCAACTAGTAGAAATAGAAGTACTTGTTTAGAGTTGTCTTGGCTCAATCAAAAGCGATGATGATCTTTCCTCCGTCGTGAGTCGTAAACAACGAATGACGTGAGAaagtataaagtactttagcTACACGCTTGGCATGAGCTTAGTCAAACTGCTGGTCTTCCGGCATCCCCTGTCAAACCTCTCGGTTCTCGGAGTCATGGGATGAACACTGACACAAGCGATATGTGCCTCAATCCCAGTGCTTGGAAACTACAAGCCCGAGCAAAGTCTAAAGTCTGATACATAAATTCTGCTTTTTCATTTGCATTCTTCTGCCCGATGTTGTTCAGGCCCCGCGACTTCAAATTGGTAGAATGGATTGATGGTGTTTATCCGTAAGTTGATCTTCGTATACGATATGCGCCCGTCTGAACTCGCCGGCGGTCTTGGCAAAGCCCGGACGCTCCGAATGTGTCTAACTGCCCAAGAGTCGCCGCTCAAAGTCAACTTTCGGCGAGTTGTGATTGTTCAACTCAACCTTTAGCTTCTACATTTGCATTATGAGGCGAGTCAGCTTGAACAGTTGATACTATATTCAAAGCATAGTTGATTGAGGTCATTCGAGACAATGAAGATCACTTCGTGGGAGAAGGGAAGATGATTATAAGTATCTGTTTTCGGTTTCCTCCTTGCTCGCTCCTCACCCTCAGCTCCTTGCTTGGACTACCTCAAAGGCCTTGCTTCAAGTCACTCGTTTAAGGATCAACTCTAGCCATTCTGTAGTTACAAAACACCTCGCATCACTCATTATATAAGCGACCCAGTCACGCCGTCTCACTCACCCCTTCGAAGACAAAAAGCAACCAACAATGAAGAGCCAACACATCGCCCTACCAGGCCTCCAAGCCGCAGCTCTCGCCTTCCTCGGCGCCCGCGGCGtttcagcagcagcaggaaAAGTCTTTTGCGCCGACGCCAACAACAAGGTCGTCGCCGACACCAAGTGCGCCGTCGGTCAGGCGCCAGCCCCAAACACCTTCTTCATGTTCAACAGCGAAGCGGAACACCCCGTCGGGAGCGCCGTCGACGAGAGCAAGGTGGACTTGTACGATGCCGCCGACATGATTGAGCGCCAGAACGCGCGGTTCCCGCCGGATTACGAGATGGAGACGGAAGGGTTTGGGAAGAGGCAGGAGTGTGGTGGTGGGAGCAGGGGAGGTTGAAAGTTGggggggaaaagaaaagggagATGGGTTTGATGGAAGATACAGCTGTGTTTTCCAACTTTGGAAGGAACCCTGGATATGTTTTGGATTTATCTACTCTCTTGAGCGAGAATCAGAGCGGCTGTTGAATGTTAATGGATATGTATCTTGCACAAAGTAAGGCACCGAAGTGGACCCAAGCAACAGACTTACAAACAGCTCTGTGGGCTCTAACTACGCGGCTGATGAAGAGAGAAAGTATGCTAGACGTCAATCGTTATGGTGCAGTCGCCAAAGGAACTTATCGCCCTGAAGAAAGTGAATTTGCTGAGCTAGTAAAAGGCGGCTCGCTCATCAAGACTATGCCTCATCATCATGCACATTGTTCAGCCACTACTGGCGCAATACATTGGGAGAGTGAAAACTTGTATGCGAGCTCAGACTGGGTCTTACCCAAGTACTATCTATCAGTTGACTCCTCAAAACGAGTGTTCTTCACTTCCTCAGCAAGCAAATGCGAGACTGTCTCCAATGATCATATTAATCCTGTGAATTTTGATGCTACGGTAGTTCTCTAAGTTTACCAAACCATGCACCACTTCTTCTGGTACTTGTTAACCCCCCAATGCAAACGCCGAATTTTGGTGTGCAAAATGCCATACAAC
Proteins encoded in this region:
- a CDS encoding FAD binding domain-containing protein, with the protein product MTFKIVIVGGSVAGLALANMLEKFNIDYVVLEAYPEIAPQVGASIGLLPNGLRILDQLGCYEAYRAKAEDQVYQHAYLRRENGEIFSYQHDLMDMWEKMLGYPMIFIDRQMLIQVLYENLKHKDRVLTSQRVVSVEFTESGALVTTKDNKVFSGDIVVGADGIHSTVRKEMWRQAPTGYFPLDEESKVPASTLCVFGISHRPKAYPGASQHNTMSPGHSYFVMAAPGDRVYWFLFMELKTLYGRDIPRYTKADEERIIKKHWDDQIPENMTLGDLYEKRIATTLAPLQTYVFEKWHYKRAITIGDSAHKERAQHIVKQGYWLQDAFTLRTRMGKMIARYLMPLLGSFGVVYRGVEFCAPATKLERLEVPHRPRAVLFEDELPAKPLKGLGSLNKLFSVAFMCILCAVAAGVLRLPRSLETLVDVLCSSNHGDASMLPAIEFMTNTAALIALALADLNRVGNQLTSVTLIVIFTIFNNTLGPGGFAPISCVFAHWSCNTIVGRHVPLENAKRVLPITAAGYLLPAAVALYRQDANSINVWRNAPILCFLLARSLSVFGLQSGSQQPENEETKLQSTREKYQNMFAKADLPVLGLVYYTTLAISAVIHLTNVALFGLKYSLFGGENAALMALGLSKLDILIFTFCSLLLALGTAPWSLRLCGYINTKKALTQAAAVILGSAVVGPAATLAGITAYREGIVAGLSQ